The Setaria italica strain Yugu1 chromosome VIII, Setaria_italica_v2.0, whole genome shotgun sequence genome includes the window ACCAAATGACCCAAAAGAATTGAAACTTGCATCCCTAGCCTTATGCCATTTCAAGAATACTATTACAATATTCGAAAGTAATGCTATTTGGTTTAACtaatatattatatattttttatatgggTACTGAGAAATAAAGAGGTCATGCCTAATTAAGCATCTCTGCTTAATGTGCTCATCTTAGCAGACCTCTGTCCCATTTGATATGAACAATGCATCGATCAACTCTAATAAACCAAGAGTTATCcaatttcagattttttttccacTTGGCTTCCGTGTCTTTACATGACGAATGGATATGCTTCGGCGCAGCTCGTAAGCATGTTTCGTCCActgcattagtcccggttgtaattgGACCTGGTACTAATCTAaatcctccttcttcctcctcctacccaagccattcaccacagctcgaGCTTTATCCTATCCATAAcgccataggggaggtgctgccggattgacGACAATTTCGttgggatttcactcattcaagtgttataaaggttagaaactttatCCTCTCTTGATACTctcttgatacatggttagtatactaaattttatactttagagctagagtaatttgtgatttttagaataaggtacaatggagaaaattttcatttatctACATATGTTATTTAGAgttcatatttgtgatttttagaataagctacaattttttggatgctatgtttcgtattagtcaaagaaattgatatgaggttagagaaataatttcatattttagtacttttcaaatatgagctaaataaattatgacaaatatgagcgagataaattgtggtacatagagataataagataaaataaagatacataattagtcatttttagaataaattacaatggagaaaattttcatttatatgttatgtttgagctaagtaaattgtggggaaaatatataattcgttcatagtttagtcatttgcaaatataagctaaataaattgtagtacatagagatggcttctgctgctggaagTAGTGGTGATGATGAGGGCGATTGTCATTCCTCtcgtggcaaggggaaaaccatagttggccctcatgataagtcgaagaaaatgagcacgtgggagaaagcaatgctttgttatgcaaagatgtcatgaagatgctgttgcgatGGGTCataaacctccttttggtggtcgttatgctccaccgccactcACAAGTGTTTCAGGTctacttagtactaccgttgcaggaaccacaaataaaccacaggatgagccTGGGTCAgtgaaaccttcgtcttcgttgcccaaggatgcttaaagtcctcctagatagtactcagtggatggtttgtcatagtgtatcatgttgtttgggtctgaaatttaaatttgtgtatttctatttaaactttcagcaacatttgagtttaatgctatttgtatcatgtttgttatgtttcatttataattgtatggatgatcagaatatctttggttcggtaatactttgtagatgaatcaaaaatggatgtacaacacagacaaacgctccatgaagtatattaatggcttgcgtggttttctcgatctggtaGAATCTAACAAACTGCCGttcggtttcatttgttgtctatgcagaatttgcaaaaataagaaGGATTACACATCTAGAAATACTATTCACGCTCACGTATATAGTTCTTGATTCATGCCtaattattttatttggaccaagcatagggaaagaggagttatgatggaagatgatgatgaagaagaagatgacaacatttctgactggattcaaggaggtgcctttgcagatgctccaatggacgaggctgaagaagagatagGCGAGGCAGAAGAtcctatcgatgatctaggtcaggtgttgcaagATACAAAGGAAGACTacaagaatgtgaaggagttAAAAAAGTTCAAgcatatgttagatgatcataagaaattattgtaccaaaattgcaaataggggcaaaaaaagttgggtaccacactggaaatgcgacaatggaaggcaaaaaatggagtttatgacaagggttttgatgagttaatgaaaatcataaagaatatgcttcccgaggggaatgAATTGTCATACTCAACGTATGAAGCAAaaaagattgtttgccctctgggtttggaggtacaaaagatacatgcatgtcccaatgactgtatcctctatcgtggtaaggaatatgagaaattggaggcttgtccagtgtgcgaagcgctgcattataagatcaagcgagatgaccccggtgatgttgaggggcaggccagcAAGAAAAAAGTTTCTGCAAAGGTAATGTGATATTTTCCTATAGTACCACggttgaagcatttgttcagaaatatggcacatgcaaagttgatgcgttggcacaaaaaagaacgtaagcaagatgaaatgaccAGACACTCCactgatgggtcccagtggagaacaattgatagagaatttcccaagtttgaaaaggatgtaAGGAATATACaatttggtttaagtacagatggattcaatccattagGTGAGTTCaatagtggtcatagcacttggcctgtaactttatgtatgttcaaccttccatcttggatgtgcatgaagcggaagttcattataatttcagtaattatccaaggtccaaaacaacctgacaataacattgatgtttacctaagaccgttggttgatgaacttttattgttatggaaggaaaaatgtgtatgtgtgtgggataAGGACAAAAAGGAtacttttaatctacgagcattgttgttcgtaaccatcaatgattggtcgGTGCTCGGTAATCTATCTGGACAatcaaacaagggatatcgagcctgcacgcactgtttagatgatacttgcagcatgtatttgaaaatGGTCGTGTATACGGACTATtgttgatttcttcctgctaagcacccattaagaaagaaagggaagcattttgaaggggaggaagaaaaacgtactaagccTGTTCACcataatggtaaacgtgtattttctatgataaatgatgtgagggtagtctttagCAAGGGCTCTACTAGctaacctgttccgaacgatgaggacggacatgcactcatgtggaagaagaagtctatattttaggAGCTACTTTATTGGAAAGTCCTTGAGATCTGTCATGTGTGATGCACCTAATGAAAAATCTTTATGTGATCATGCTTGGCTTCttgggtacatatggaaaggcaaaggatacaattgaagcacaccgagacctgaaacgtatgaaataATGAGATGGCCTACATttggaaaagagagatgatgaatattatttgcatcttgctagttacactcttagtaaggaagagaaggaaaacaTGTTTGAGTgtttgaatagtatcaaggtcccatcgggcaactcctcgaatatacaggCAATAATAAtttttaaagagaagaaattcataaatctaaaggcccatgatcgccacgtcctgatgacacaacTGCTacctgttgcactgaggggtattctaccagagaatgtgagaattgcaatcgtgaagctatgtgcattcctcaacatgatttctcggaaggcaatccatccaaacaatttactagaatgacgtggtgcaatgccttgtcagttttgagatggtctttccaccttccttctttaatatcatgacccaccttctagtccaccttattgaagagatttttgtttttgtcttatatttctacacaatatgttacCTTTCATGAGGCTTATGacagttctgaagaagtatgttcgtaacCGTGCCCATCCGGAAGaaagcatcgcaaagggatatggaataaaGGAGgttattgagttttgtgttgactttattgatgacctAAGTTCGATTGAAGTCCCTGTATCACGCCCTGAGGGGAGACTCAAGGTAAatggcacactagggaggaaagctcggatggatATCGATAAGAGTACAtttcataaagcacacttcacggtctcgcaacaatcatccctagtggctccatatatggaggagcacaagaccattgtacggtcctcaaactaGGGGAAGAttgaggcctggattacacatcatcacattgacactttcgcatcttggttgcggcgacgactgatgggtgatgacacgattgaagagcaactagcatggttggctaggggtccatctatctcagtatcgacattccaaggatacaagataaatgggtacacattttacacgagaggccaagaccaaaagagaacaaaccaaaatagtAGTGTCCATATatatgcaatagacaacaatggaaaaaaagacagatactatggtgtcattgaggagatatgggaactggACTATAGACCTTTGAAAATTCCTCTGTTTTgatgccaatgggtgaaacttactggaggaggcgtaACAACAGAtaactatgggatgacaatagtggacctcaacaagattggatatagagacgaaccattcatcctagccaatgatgtgactcaagttttctacatgaaggacatgtcaagcaaaccaataaggaaggtTGCTAATAAGTTAGATGACCaaccaaagcgccacatagttcttccaaaCTTCGAGCACAAATAAACCGTTGGAtcaagcctccatgtaccattggttcaatttgtacatcttcgttggaagacggtccaccaactTATTTTCACAtctaaaagtatcaaagtaattttcacttatttttatacatttctaagaattaacatgattttctataatttctagctacttcaagaattttttttctaagaattaacaAGATTTTCTATAGTTTTTCttacaatttctagctaatttctATTGctgtaaaaataaaaaagaggaTGATGATGTCAGCGACCGGCTGTGGGCGTATGTAAGCAGACATGACGCGAGCCCACGCCTGGCCGTGTGGAGGGGCCGGGGGgcacggtggtggtggggttggGGGCGGCGATGGCGGTCGATGGGGGTGGCGACGAGGGGGCAGCAGCGGGGGTGTACGGGCAgggacgacggcagcggcggcatcaGTCGATGGGGGCGGCGATGAGGGCGGCATGGAGGGCGATCACGAGGGTGGCGATGggagcggcgacgggggcgtACGGGCTGGGGGCGGCGTCAGTCGACGGGGTGGTGGTGACGGCGATCGACAGGGGCGATGACAAGCTACGGCATACAAgtcggggcggcgacgaggcggggcGTCGTTGGAAGAGGCGGGGCGGTGACGGAtttggcgaggcggcggtgacgggcgaggcgaggaggcgggacagatgacgacgacgacgagggtgCGGCGGTGTGGATTCGGATTGAATGACGAAATGGCTAAGTGTTGGGGAACACGAAGGAGCGCCTCCTACTTTAACCCCCCAGTATCGGGCAAGAAGCctacctggtactaaaggccctttagtacctGGTGGGGGCAACACCTAGTACTAAAGGCctccttttagtaccgggtgtactAGGGGTGGGTGCGCGCGCGTGAAACGAAAtccacccctttagtaccgggtgtactAAGAGGGGGGAGGGTGGGTGCGCACCCGTAAAACGAAAtccacccctttagtaccgggcgtACCTAACACCCGACACTAAAGGGGTTGCTTTCTACTATTTCAGTTTCTGactaaacatctttttatttttctttcttttacaattgctattatattagtttattgcatagtaaataaaataacattcataaaaattggaaaaataatttggtaacttgatgttgattagatataccctataaaaatattagatgcagtcaaatatcaaaattaaaattggttaagttattaattttaacttactaataggttataatggtcataatacttatgttaactttaaaattcaaaaaatagatattttgaccatgcaaaaatttagaagaatagtgcctgtagtgttattaacatgtttaccatgacttaatcatgtacttgtttaattttacgtaaatttattgtttagtatttaatggtgctacaaaaaattgaaatatttaatgttttaaccatgaaaaattcagttcttgtttaatagggtgagatttttgcaaatagtattgttaataaatGCGACggatacatgacatatcattacaatgcgttattacattaatttgttcctttgttgataatcacatgcacaatatgtctatatatataatagtatctcaaatgtaatattatagataaatacaacttcatatatatatatatatatatattaacatattagaactagtatacgtaaaggaaaaaaatacgaaatactaatatagaataaagaaacaaaaaagaaaatgagaaaagaaataggaaaaaaataaattagtatcggttgggaaGACCAACCGTACTAATTTGGTCACGGCCACACGCGACGTGGCAggcaaattagtaccggttggtctcctgaaccggtactaaaggccccccttttagtaccggttatttttCAACCGGTATTAGAGATCCcttagtaccgaactagcaataccggttgcgaaaccggtactaaaggacggGACTTTCCCTAGCAGAGATGCTTAATACCACTAACGGATATACCATTGTTAACTGTGACGACAAGCGTAGCTTTGCTTCACCGACCCTTCTATCTTGGACGAAAAAGTTCTCGTTCCCTTATACTATATAGGAGTATGTTGTACAAGAACAGTAgaaatttagacaggttcatgTTTTATATATAGGAGAAAGACTGCTCAGTGGTTGCATTCAACAGAAATTTATTTACAGAAAGTTTATGAATTGTCTGATACACATGCACTGCACGATTTGTGGAGGTATGAACCTTCCCCATTTGTTGTTGGTCCACTGATGTGTGTGTTTTCCGCACCTCCTTTCAGCTTTGTCCCTAGCTGATAAAACATTTCCCTTCAAGCTTAAAGACACGTGCCGGTGAAGAAGTGGAAGATCCTATGGCAGGGCATGTGCGACCCGGCTGGCCGATCGACGAGGCGGAAATCCTGTACGTCCAACATCAGCGGCGGCGCGTCTCCCGACCGGCCGGCAATTTGCAACTAACGGAGCTAATAAGCTAATTAAGCTGGCTGGTCCCGTGCGGATTCTCCAAGTAACAAGAGCTCAACAAATGTCAACGGGAAAGCCTGGTGATGACTGGTCGATGACAAAGCCACTtgatcggggggggggggggggggggggggggcaccaAAGCACCTGAAATCGCTGCCATCATCCCTTATACTTGCAGGAGTACGGCATGTGATTCCATCATTGCCTTTGCATCTGCCTCGTAAGAAGGAAATTTTGAGGGCTTCGGTCCGACTGCCTCATCAAGAATGAATGGAACACACCGCGAATTCAACCATAGCCTACGACTATGACACGTCTAGATGAAAAATCAATTGAAGAAGAATTTATTATATCTACCGCCGAAGTTGCTGCTCGCTTTANNNNNNNNNNNNNNNNNNNNNNNNNNNNNNNNNNNNNNNNNNNNNNNNNNNNNNNNNNNNNNNNNNNNNNNNNNNNNNNNNNNNNNNNNNNNNNNNNNNNGTGGCCCCCCGCGACCGGTCCGTCTCCCTCATTCAgatccctccctcctgtcctgCAGGCTACAACAAGCCAGACGGGGACGAGGCCGCTGCTGCAGGAGTGCTCGGGTGCTTTGAACCTCTGCTCTGATGAGAGCATCGGCGGCCATCGCGTTGGACTTTCCAGGTTCAAAAAATCAAAACCGGTTCTGTAGGAATATTTTCCTGCGTGCGAGAGAGAATCACATCGGGATTTTAGGACTGTGGATGTTCAATCTCGTTGTTGGGCTTTAAAGGTTTTTATGTGAAATGTCCGTGACAGTCCTCCCTAAGTAGCGGCAatctcctctcaaaaaaaaagtagctGCAATCTTGCAGATAACGTGAGCATGCAACGGGGCTTGTTGAAGTGCACGCCGTCGCTGTCTTATCTGGACGGATTGGATGCAGGGGGGCTGGGCTTGTCTTATTCGGCGCCCTTGCTCGCTCTCTTTCATTCCATGCTCGGCATTGACTCTTGACTTGGAGCCACATCAGCTTCCTTCCACCACCGGCCTGCACGAATTTACACGCACGCATTCACTTCCAACGTCCTGTGTGTACTTGTGATATATCGGTCCTGCGTTTCTGCTAGTCTCAATCATGCATACTGCTTTAAAGTTAAAGTAACCAACAAAAACAACAGGTTAGTAGCAATAAGCAATGACCTGTACGATCGTTAAGTTTGGTGTGCGGCTGGATCGATGGAGGGCGGGAGCAGAGCCACATTTACGAGGACGGCGTAGACGGGGACCGGTTGCTAAAGCCATCATATTTTGGCGCACACGGGTGTGTATAAAACCAAAGGATCCAATCCCTCTTGCTCTATGTGATGTGATGAGGTTCACTCCCTGCTCAAGCAAGAGTTTAACGCCCACAAATCGTTGAGAGAGACGGAGGCATGTATAGCATCAAATCAAATCCTCCCTTCCCTACTCCCCCCACGCCAAATCGATGCCGATGCTCGCTGCCGTCACCtgcctcgcgcgccgccgccgcatgcaCTGCCGCGGCTGcgacaccgcggcggcggcggcggcgctggagcttgaGCTGGGGCAGCATGCCCCGGGcgaccaccgccaccgctggcGGGACGAGCTGGCGCCCGTCGGCATGCCCGGCGGCCGCGAGCAGACAAGGAGGCAGGGACGCCGGCGGCTCCCGCGGGACGGAGGGCCGGCACTGGactcccggcggcggcagcgtcaggcggtggcggcgggcgccgaGCAGGTGCCGGCTCCGGAGGAGGTCCGCAGCCAGCCTGGACCAGGCTCGTGTGCTACCGTGGTGTTGAAGAAGGCGCCGGTCGCTGGcgacgcgcgcgcgccggcttcggaggcggcgtcgtcgtcgtccgtgCTCTGCGCGGTCTGCCTCGAGGAGGTGCcgacggaggcggaggcgacgacgCTGCCGTGCTCCCACTCGTACCACGCCGGCTGCGTGCTGCCGTGGCTCGCCGCGCACGGCGCCTGCCCGTGCTGCAGGGCTACTGTGCCGTCGCCGGAGAATTATATATTAACTTGTGAGATCGATATGGACTATGGAGTAGAAAGTAGCTTTTAAATTTCTTCTTGCACGTATGTAAATTAGCAGTACAGGTACCTATGTTTACCCGCAAAGAAATCACGCCTTGAACTGATTTTCCTTTCGAaattttttctcttcttttatttttcacaGGAATATTAGTCCTTACCGCCATGGGAAAAGCTAGAATGATGTTTAACTTCATGATCAGACTGCTCTACACATAGGTATTTTgtgaatggaaaaaaataaaaacatgtaGCGCTCATTTAACCATTTCAACCTAAGCAATTAAGATAGACCTGAGCATTTTGAGCCCGGCTGCCCCGATCCATGGGGTCGGGGCAGAGCATGTTGGGTTTTGCCCCACCTACGCTAGCTACAGGAGCTAGCTATAGGATTAGGTGTGGTCAGCGAAAATTAAAATTGAGCCTGCCCACACaattaattttaattattttcctATTTAAAAAAGATGGGAAGCTCAAGCCCTAACCCAGCCCGACACTATCCATGGGACAGTCGTGGGCACAAATTTTCAACCTCAATTGAATCGAATTATTTTTACCGGATCCACAAAATGTTCAGGTCTAGACCACTTTGAAGCTGCTGAAGTCAATCACAAAGTCCTAGCTAGACACCTAGAACAACCCAGCAGAATGGACTTCCTTTGGTTGCGCTTGTCTGAGGTTATGAAGTAATTTCAGTTAAGGTCTTGCTTGTTTGGAATTGCGAAATGCGGAAATGAACTATTTTGTATTCTAAGAAAGAACTATTTtccgaaaaaagaaaaggtgaaagaagCCAGAAATTTCTACAGAAATGTTGGCGGGCTAAAAGCCCAGCTGCCAAAGCCCAACAGTGCAATTCTAAGGCTGTTCTGCCTGCCGTGGCGCGCCAATCCTGGCTTCCGTTAGCCCATTAGCTGTATGGCTTTCgttgtttgagattcgtgcaaagTAGATGCATCCATCTTTCTCAACCCTAGCTTCCTCCTGGCCATGccgccaccatctccaccaGGCCGGTGCCGTGCCTGCCGGCCCCGGCATCGCAGCTGCCGCACCCGCCCCCTCCGTGGTTGTcacgcccgcggccgccgccgtggctgcCTCCGTCACGCCTGCCGACCCCACCGCCACGCCCGTCGAACCTCCCTAGCTGCTACCCCTGCCGGCaccggagaagaagaaaaaatggacattatctaaaaaaatattgatgtagatttagaaaaatgttgaatatatttttttaagatgTTGGAATATGTGTTCCGAAATGTTGAATGTATCttttataaaatgttgaatcaagtATTTTGCAAATGTTGATCTGATTCTAAACAAATGTTGATTCTAATATGCTAAAATATTGAATCTGATATAAAATGTTGTTGAATTTTCTAATTGAGCTTTAAAGCTATATTGCTTATCCAGCACATGAAACCTATATAGAagacccgccgcggcgccgtcgttgacgtcaccgccgccgcgatTCCCATCTCACAAACCCTAGCCCCCAGATCCGGCAGCCCCTCGAGAGCCCGTGAAGCCAATACCTTTCCTCATCCACTCATGgatgccggcgacggcgaggaccgcATCAGCAGCCTACCCGACGAGGTGCTGCACGCCATCTTCATCTCTCTCAGCTCCCCCCGCGCCGCGGTGCGCACCGGCGTGCTCTCCCGTCGCTGGCACCACGTATGGACCCCGCTGCCAGAACTCCGCCTTGCGGAAGGCGTCAACGCGCCACTGCCACAGCCTCTGGCCTCGTTCCTGGACACCGTCGATGCCGCCTGGGACACCCCGACCCTTAAAGGACTCAGCATCGAACCGTCCGCCGCCTACGACCGCGATTTCCCAGCACGACGTGTCGCGCTGTGGCTGAGCTTCGCTTCGTAGCGTGTGGTGGGCCCGCTCTTGCTTCGCTTGCCTATGCCAGAAGATGACGGGGAAGAGGCGGTGCTCGAGCTTCTAGCGTGCGAAGGGGTGACAAAGATCTGCCTTAGACTCCACGGAGCTTGGCGGCGGCTTGCTCCGAGCACTGACCGACCTGACGATGATCTGTGACTGCATGGATGGTAGTGAGCTCACAACCCTCGTGTGCACGCAGTGCCCGTGCCTGATGGACCTGAGGCTATGCATCAGGTTGGATAATGCTTTCTGACATCTCCGTATGCTCTGATTCAATTCGTTGCGTTTGTTGTTCTTCTCCTCTTGAAAACACGGCGGCTGGAGATTGTGGCACCAAGGCTGGAAAAGCTGTCTGCATCCATCTCCATTGATGAGGCGCGAATTTCTGCCCCAAAGCTTGCAGAGGTAGTCTGGTCCAACAGCACCTACGATCCTCGCCACCACCAGTTTGATGATCTTTGGGGTCGCCTCGGCTGCTAGAGCTCGATCagaatcactagtagagaaacgattttccatcctcaacaaaagtATCTATTAATTTTGGACCTCGGACTAAAAAGGTTTTTGTCCCATGTTTAAATTTCGTGGTCTGTGGAGACCCTTTAATCctagttggtgttaccaactgggcCTAAAGgtgaccctttagtcccggttggtaaagccttgaccctttagtcccggttggtaacaccaaccaagactaaagccCCAccaagctttagtcccggttggtgttagctttagtcttggttggtgttagcaaccgggactaaaagtcttttatcccggttgttgttaccaatcgggactaaaggatcctcCACGGgtaaatacaaaaggatagcatcttctacttagtcagatgtgctgtgtaggtgagatgataaggaagctacgcacgaTGCAAGAGGTTGCGGGTTTGAATCCAACGCACCACACATGCGCATATTTTCGCATGTAAAATCGTGTTTCCCGggaatttagaatatttttttagtgaaaaaccctttagtcctggttggtattttAAAGGTTTATTTTTAGTTCCGGGTGAAAGATCTGAgactaaagagggggacctttagtcccgaataattagtcccagttggattttcgacctatgcgtctctccaaccgagactaatgctcagttttctaccagtgaatGTGTCCTGAtgcaacaatttgacaaagttGATGAATTCAAACTGGGTGAAACGAAATGGATTTCCGTAAGGAGAATCCGACTTCCTGTATCCTCGTGATAGCCCTGGATCAGTAGATATCACATACAGCTCATTTCAGCATAATATATCATCCATACCACGATAACAGTACATTAATATTTATTAACTCTCAGAATTTGAGAGTACAATCTGGTACAAACCCCTTGGGCTAAACGACATGAATAAAGCCAACGCGGCAATAACTAGCTTCTAGAAGCATCTTCATCATCTCAATCATCTCCACAAGCGAACTTGAGCGTAGTGCCTCGGCCCTCAGTCGTACCATCTGTCGTGGTTGTTGTCGAAGTCGGACTTGTAACTTGCAAACTCACGAATTGTCCCCAAGGAAGGATTGGTAAATGAATTTGCGAGATTAGGTGTATGGGCGATAATGAGGTTCATTTGTGGATAAACTTGGTAGTATGGATGTTGTGGCCAAAAAGAGATGTGGTGGTTGGTTTTTGGTGCTGCGGCTGCTCTTTTTTCTTCAGCTATCCTTTCGAaagttccttttgttttctaGTTTCTTGCCATGAAATGTGCAATAAACATTCGAGGTTGGTTGTTTTGTGTATGGCCTCGGCCCTTCCCCCTGCCAGAGTGACTCCTCTTTTCCCATTGCCATAACTtatttgttgctgctgctagggTTGTCTATTGCAATTTTGACTTTGTTGCTATGAGGGTTGAGCACCCTCAATCGGTAGCACATGTTGAGCTGGATATGGCTGTTGATGTTGTGCGAAATTGTATTTTGGTGTTTGCCAATTCTGATCTTTTT containing:
- the LOC101779038 gene encoding E3 ubiquitin-protein ligase EL5, giving the protein MPMLAAVTCLARRRRMHCRGCDTAAAAAALELELGQHAPGDHRHRWRDELAPVGMPGGREQTRRQGRRRLPRDGGPALDSRRRQRQAVAAGAEQVPAPEEVRSQPGPGSCATVVLKKAPVAGDARAPASEAASSSSVLCAVCLEEVPTEAEATTLPCSHSYHAGCVLPWLAAHGACPCCRATVPSPENYILTCEIDMDYGVESSF